A genomic stretch from Natronomonas gomsonensis includes:
- a CDS encoding metallophosphoesterase gives MLEPVSGRPAAVADCGVERALVVADYHAGLEVGLRRDGVEIRSHAAERRESLLRLLAESDVDRLVLLGDAGDAIGEPSGAEREELSALFEAVTERVPVTLTKGNHDGAIESVVEGIDGVDVVDGPGVRIGDVGFCHGHTWPDEEVVAAPTLCTAHEHPMVRLEDDVGGSRRERVWLRGRLDEAGFPDYDRVGERIVVCPAFNDLSGGTLVNESDDFLSPFLPEGLAEGEAYLLDGTRLGDYRSV, from the coding sequence ATGCTCGAACCGGTGTCGGGCCGGCCGGCGGCGGTCGCCGACTGTGGCGTCGAACGAGCCCTCGTCGTCGCGGATTACCACGCCGGTCTGGAGGTCGGACTCAGACGAGACGGTGTCGAGATTCGAAGCCACGCGGCCGAGCGCCGCGAGTCGTTACTCCGACTGCTGGCCGAGTCCGACGTGGACCGACTGGTGTTGTTGGGCGACGCCGGCGACGCCATCGGCGAACCGAGCGGCGCCGAACGGGAGGAGTTGTCGGCGCTGTTCGAGGCTGTCACCGAGCGGGTACCGGTAACGCTGACGAAGGGGAACCACGACGGGGCCATCGAGTCGGTCGTGGAGGGAATCGACGGCGTCGATGTCGTCGACGGTCCCGGGGTCAGAATCGGTGACGTCGGATTCTGCCACGGCCACACCTGGCCCGACGAGGAGGTGGTCGCGGCGCCGACGCTGTGCACCGCCCACGAACACCCGATGGTCCGACTGGAAGACGACGTGGGCGGGTCGCGTCGAGAGCGAGTGTGGCTCCGTGGCCGCCTCGATGAGGCGGGCTTTCCCGACTACGACCGCGTCGGCGAGCGCATCGTCGTCTGTCCGGCGTTCAACGACCTCTCCGGCGGGACGCTGGTCAACGAGAGCGACGACTTTCTCTCGCCGTTTCTGCCCGAGGGGCTGGCCGAAGGTGAGGCGTACCTGCTCGACGGAACGCGACTCGGCGACTATCGGTCGGTGTAA
- a CDS encoding DEAD/DEAH box helicase, whose protein sequence is MSEGRVAGMDAFSRLHTDVREALSERGFSTPTAPQRKAIPPLAAGEHALVVAPTGSGKTETAMLPVLSAIQDRDHRHGIQALYVTPLRALNRDMRQRLEWWGETLDITIDVRHGDTTDYQRSKQAENPPDVLVTTPETLQAMFTGEKLRRALEDVEHVIIDEVHELAASKRGAQLTIGLEHLREHAGPFQRIGLSATVGDPEEVGRFLTGDRGCRVVEVEAGSNIDVQVREPEVKPEDESAAGELLTDATVASHVRAIDELVAENDSTLIFVNTRQTAEGLGSRLKAYGTDVGIHHGSLSKEARIDVEDRFKAGEIDALLCTSSMELGIDVGRIDHVVQYSSPREVRRLLQRVGRAGHRREATSSGTVLTTHPDDTFEALAIVDRAERGEVEAAGIHHASLDTVANQIPGLLMGFGEMSAARAYDIVTRAYPFRNLTEADFKAVVRELSENRVLWLEESEDRLEKSGGTWQYFYANLSMIPDEANYTVKDMASGRTVGTLAERFVVTFAQPGETFIQRGEMWRITEIDDEEEEVLVTPIEDPTGEVPSWVGQEIPVPYDVAQHVGRTRAEARERFDDGASRELVARGLTDRFPTDEYTASRALDPVERHDVAFPCDNRIVVEAYGREVVVNAAFGHTINETLGRLLSALIGQRTGSSVAMEADPYRIELEVPGGTTMGDVVEILETTDPDHVGTLVELSLKNSDALKFTLAQVAAKFGSLKRWKGKGSSQNRFGKDRLLKALEDTPIYDEAVRVVLHEQLNADGAADALRRLQTGEFTLETVGERTPIGRGGRSSGRELLSPENADASVIETVKERIQSDRVLLACLHCKEWDRRQQVRRVDEQPECPNCGSTRVAALNPWADEVLEAVRSQEKDDEQQKQTERAYKAASLVQSHGKKAVIALAARGVGPRNAAYIINNHREDETDFYRDILERERQYAKTKSFWD, encoded by the coding sequence ATGAGTGAGGGCCGTGTCGCCGGGATGGACGCGTTCTCGCGGCTTCACACCGACGTGCGTGAGGCGCTGTCGGAGCGTGGGTTCTCGACGCCGACGGCGCCACAGCGGAAGGCGATTCCGCCGCTGGCGGCGGGGGAGCATGCCCTGGTCGTCGCGCCGACGGGGTCGGGGAAGACGGAGACGGCGATGCTGCCCGTGCTGTCGGCCATCCAGGACCGCGACCATCGCCACGGGATACAGGCGCTCTACGTCACGCCGCTGCGGGCGCTGAACCGCGACATGCGCCAGCGCCTCGAGTGGTGGGGCGAGACCCTCGACATCACAATCGACGTGCGTCACGGCGACACGACGGACTACCAGCGCAGCAAGCAAGCGGAGAACCCACCGGACGTGCTCGTGACGACGCCGGAGACGCTGCAGGCGATGTTCACCGGCGAGAAACTGCGACGGGCGCTGGAGGACGTCGAACACGTTATCATCGATGAAGTACACGAGCTCGCCGCCTCGAAACGGGGCGCACAACTGACCATCGGCCTCGAACACCTCCGGGAGCACGCGGGGCCGTTCCAGCGCATCGGTCTCTCGGCGACCGTCGGCGACCCCGAGGAGGTCGGTCGGTTCCTGACCGGCGACCGTGGCTGTCGAGTCGTCGAGGTCGAAGCCGGGTCCAACATCGACGTACAGGTACGGGAGCCGGAGGTCAAACCCGAAGACGAAAGCGCCGCTGGCGAGTTGCTGACCGACGCGACGGTCGCCAGCCACGTCCGGGCCATCGACGAACTCGTCGCCGAAAACGACTCGACGCTGATTTTCGTCAACACGCGACAGACCGCGGAGGGACTCGGGTCGCGACTGAAGGCCTACGGCACCGACGTGGGCATCCACCACGGGTCGCTGTCGAAAGAGGCACGAATCGATGTCGAAGACCGGTTCAAAGCCGGCGAAATCGACGCGCTGTTGTGTACCTCCTCGATGGAGTTGGGCATCGACGTGGGGCGAATCGACCACGTCGTTCAGTATTCGAGTCCCAGGGAAGTGCGGCGACTGCTCCAACGGGTCGGACGGGCGGGGCATCGCCGCGAGGCGACTTCCTCGGGGACGGTACTGACGACGCACCCCGACGATACCTTCGAGGCGCTGGCCATCGTCGACCGCGCGGAACGCGGCGAGGTGGAGGCGGCGGGTATCCACCACGCCAGCCTCGATACCGTCGCCAACCAGATTCCTGGTCTATTGATGGGATTCGGCGAGATGTCGGCGGCGCGGGCCTACGACATCGTCACCCGGGCGTACCCGTTCCGGAATCTCACGGAAGCGGATTTCAAAGCGGTCGTTCGGGAACTGTCGGAGAACCGGGTGTTGTGGCTCGAGGAGAGCGAGGACCGACTGGAGAAATCGGGAGGAACCTGGCAGTACTTCTATGCGAACCTCTCGATGATTCCCGACGAGGCCAACTACACGGTGAAAGACATGGCTTCGGGCCGCACGGTCGGGACGCTCGCCGAGCGGTTCGTCGTCACCTTCGCCCAACCGGGTGAGACGTTCATCCAGCGCGGGGAGATGTGGCGAATTACGGAAATCGACGACGAAGAAGAGGAGGTGCTGGTCACACCAATCGAGGACCCGACCGGCGAGGTGCCGTCGTGGGTCGGCCAGGAGATTCCGGTCCCGTACGACGTGGCCCAACACGTCGGTCGGACGCGGGCCGAAGCAAGGGAGCGGTTCGACGACGGCGCCAGTCGGGAACTCGTCGCTCGCGGCCTCACCGACCGTTTCCCGACGGACGAGTACACCGCCAGTCGGGCGCTCGACCCGGTCGAACGACACGATGTAGCGTTTCCTTGCGATAACCGCATCGTCGTCGAGGCGTACGGCCGGGAAGTCGTCGTCAACGCGGCGTTCGGCCACACGATAAACGAGACGCTCGGCCGCCTGCTGTCGGCGCTCATCGGCCAGCGAACCGGGTCCTCGGTTGCGATGGAGGCCGACCCCTATCGCATCGAGTTGGAGGTGCCGGGCGGGACGACGATGGGCGACGTCGTCGAGATACTGGAGACGACCGACCCCGACCACGTCGGGACGCTCGTGGAGTTGAGCCTGAAGAACAGCGACGCGCTGAAGTTCACGCTCGCACAGGTCGCCGCGAAGTTCGGGTCGCTGAAGCGCTGGAAGGGCAAGGGCTCCAGTCAGAACCGCTTCGGCAAGGACCGCCTGCTGAAGGCCCTGGAGGACACGCCGATTTACGACGAGGCGGTCCGGGTCGTCCTCCACGAGCAGTTGAACGCCGACGGGGCCGCCGACGCGTTGCGGCGGCTCCAGACCGGTGAATTCACCCTCGAAACGGTCGGCGAACGGACGCCAATCGGTCGCGGTGGCCGCTCCTCTGGCCGGGAGTTGCTGTCCCCGGAGAACGCCGACGCCTCCGTCATCGAGACGGTCAAGGAACGCATCCAGAGCGACCGGGTGCTGTTGGCGTGTCTGCACTGCAAGGAGTGGGACCGCCGTCAACAGGTGCGCCGCGTCGACGAGCAACCGGAGTGTCCGAACTGTGGGTCGACCCGGGTCGCGGCGTTGAACCCGTGGGCCGACGAGGTGCTGGAGGCAGTCCGAAGCCAAGAGAAGGACGACGAACAGCAGAAACAGACCGAACGCGCCTACAAGGCCGCCAGTTTGGTCCAGAGCCACGGCAAGAAGGCCGTGATTGCGCTGGCCGCACGCGGCGTCGGCCCGCGAAACGCCGCCTACATCATCAACAACCACCGCGAGGACGAGACGGATTTCTACCGGGACATCCTCGAACGGGAGCGACAGTACGCGAAGACGAAGTCCTTCTGGGACTGA
- a CDS encoding AAA family ATPase, which produces MDRRVSLTVKGAEKRDAGRGVARLPESARRALGVLSGDTVVIDGDRPTVSKVWPASGGDGVVRIDADTRANAGVNIGETVTVRPVSVAEANRVVVELPVSVDDELLDAVATDLRDRPVQAGEQVRLERPGVRATVVETTPDGTVRVTDRTNVRVREVPDRGADVDRTPTSDDAGGTDGELAPTPEPTSEATYEDIGGLDSELEQVREMIELPLSEPGLFRKLGIDPPSGVLLYGPPGTGKTLIAKAVANEVDAHFEVIDGPEIVSKYKGESEEKLRETFERAVENAPAVVFIDEIDSIAGTRDEDADMENRVVAQLLTLMDGLDSRGQVIVIGATNRVDVIDPALRRGGRFDREIQIGAPDETGRREILDVHARGMPLADDVDLDYLASRTHGFVGADIHSLVTEAAMRALRDREEREELCVTASDFEAALAAVDPSAMREYVAETPHATFEDVGGLTDAKQILTEAVEWPLSYGALFEATNTDPPSGVLLYGPPGTGKTLLARALAGESDVNFVSVAGPELIDKYVGESEKAVREVFDRARQAAPSIIFFDEIDAVAGVRGDSSEAAERVVSQLLTELDGLTDNPNVVVIAATNRRESLDPALLRPGRLETHVEVPDPDEAARREILAVHARGKPLVDDVDLDDLAADTEGFSGAQLEALLREASMRAIRELATDLGPEEATERAEEIEIRSDHVEAALGSIRRAERGG; this is translated from the coding sequence ATGGACCGGCGGGTGTCGCTGACTGTGAAGGGGGCCGAGAAGCGAGACGCGGGGCGGGGCGTCGCCCGACTTCCCGAATCGGCCCGGCGGGCGCTCGGCGTCCTCAGCGGCGACACCGTCGTCATCGACGGCGACCGCCCGACCGTCTCGAAAGTGTGGCCCGCGAGCGGCGGCGACGGGGTCGTTCGCATCGACGCCGACACCCGAGCGAACGCCGGCGTGAACATCGGCGAGACGGTGACCGTCCGGCCGGTTTCCGTCGCCGAAGCCAATCGAGTCGTCGTCGAACTTCCCGTGTCTGTCGACGATGAACTGCTCGATGCCGTCGCCACGGACCTCCGCGACCGTCCCGTTCAGGCCGGCGAGCAGGTCCGTCTCGAACGACCCGGCGTCCGCGCGACCGTCGTCGAGACGACACCCGACGGCACCGTTCGCGTCACCGACCGGACAAACGTCCGCGTTCGGGAGGTCCCCGATAGAGGCGCCGACGTGGACCGAACGCCCACTTCCGACGACGCCGGTGGAACCGACGGCGAACTCGCGCCGACGCCCGAACCGACCTCCGAGGCCACCTACGAGGACATCGGCGGTCTCGACAGCGAGTTAGAGCAGGTTCGGGAGATGATAGAACTCCCCCTCTCGGAGCCGGGGTTGTTCCGAAAACTCGGAATCGACCCGCCGTCGGGTGTGCTGTTGTACGGTCCGCCCGGCACCGGCAAGACCCTCATCGCCAAGGCCGTCGCAAACGAGGTCGACGCCCACTTCGAGGTCATCGACGGCCCCGAAATCGTCTCGAAGTACAAGGGCGAAAGCGAGGAAAAACTCCGGGAGACGTTCGAACGCGCCGTCGAGAACGCCCCCGCAGTCGTCTTCATCGACGAAATCGACTCCATCGCCGGGACCCGCGACGAGGACGCCGACATGGAAAACCGCGTCGTCGCCCAACTGCTGACGCTGATGGACGGCCTCGATTCCCGCGGGCAGGTCATCGTCATCGGTGCGACCAACCGCGTCGACGTAATCGACCCCGCGTTGCGCCGGGGCGGCCGCTTCGACCGCGAAATCCAAATCGGAGCCCCCGACGAGACCGGCCGCCGGGAGATACTCGACGTCCACGCCCGGGGGATGCCGCTCGCCGACGACGTCGACCTCGATTATCTGGCCTCCCGCACTCACGGCTTCGTCGGTGCCGACATCCACTCGCTCGTCACCGAGGCCGCGATGCGTGCACTCCGGGACCGCGAGGAGCGCGAGGAACTCTGCGTCACCGCCTCGGACTTCGAGGCAGCGCTGGCCGCCGTCGACCCCTCCGCGATGCGGGAGTACGTCGCCGAGACGCCACACGCCACCTTCGAGGACGTGGGCGGCCTCACGGATGCCAAACAGATACTCACCGAGGCTGTCGAATGGCCGCTGTCCTACGGCGCGCTGTTCGAGGCGACCAACACCGACCCTCCTTCGGGCGTCCTTCTCTACGGCCCGCCTGGCACCGGCAAGACGCTTCTCGCCCGCGCGCTCGCCGGCGAGAGCGACGTGAACTTCGTCAGCGTCGCCGGGCCCGAACTCATCGACAAGTACGTCGGCGAAAGCGAGAAGGCCGTCCGGGAGGTGTTCGACCGCGCCCGACAGGCCGCTCCGTCGATAATCTTCTTCGACGAAATCGACGCCGTCGCCGGGGTCCGGGGCGATTCCAGCGAGGCCGCCGAGCGGGTCGTCTCCCAACTGCTGACGGAGTTGGACGGTCTCACCGACAACCCCAACGTCGTCGTCATCGCGGCGACGAACCGCCGAGAATCACTCGACCCCGCGCTGTTGCGGCCCGGGCGACTCGAGACCCACGTCGAAGTTCCGGACCCCGACGAGGCCGCCCGTCGCGAGATTCTGGCCGTCCACGCCCGCGGGAAGCCGCTCGTCGACGATGTCGACCTCGACGACCTCGCCGCCGACACGGAAGGATTCTCCGGCGCGCAACTGGAGGCACTGCTCCGTGAGGCCTCGATGCGAGCGATTCGGGAATTGGCGACCGACCTCGGACCCGAGGAAGCGACCGAACGGGCCGAGGAAATCGAGATTCGAAGCGACCACGTCGAGGCGGCCTTGGGGTCGATTCGCCGTGCCGAACGCGGTGGCTGA
- a CDS encoding DUF7128 family protein: MVATTQRDGSTWYECEKCGLLFDDQSDAKQHEANCDAEEPSYIQ; this comes from the coding sequence ATGGTCGCGACCACACAACGGGACGGGTCGACGTGGTACGAGTGTGAGAAGTGCGGTTTGCTGTTCGACGACCAATCCGACGCGAAGCAACACGAGGCCAACTGCGACGCCGAGGAACCCTCCTACATTCAGTAG